One genomic segment of Chelonia mydas isolate rCheMyd1 chromosome 1, rCheMyd1.pri.v2, whole genome shotgun sequence includes these proteins:
- the C1H3orf38 gene encoding uncharacterized protein C3orf38 homolog, producing MGLSERERAGCRALLELLETEELTSLTDTITNRLVLPQSRQEAIHAILVYSQSVEELLKRRKVYREIIFKYLAKEGVVVPPCSEKHQLIHHAKQYWSGQLTDRVAETEDINPNKQSYEQRQKQQEENDWHRLGREFCQWFFELLNSQHPLGRQSKEQWGPQHFWEDVKLKFCYNTLEKNMEEYVGAELVSLRLLSLVKEEYLLLNPNLGAGGLKCVISPHGLVVVAVAGTVHRGNICLGIFEQIFGLIRCPVRENTWKIKLVNLKIVGENALEPGTQVQKPSIKYESNELRELYDGKELSLLESQILSNVRTELGE from the exons ATGGGGCTGAGCGAGCGGGAGCGGGCCGGGTGCCGGGCGCTGCTGGAGCTTCTGGAGACGGAGGAGCTGACGTCGCTGACGGACACGATCACCAACCGCCTGGTGCTGCCGCAGAGCCGACAAG AAGCCATTCATGCAATTTTAGTTTACAGTCAAAGTGTAGAAGAACTCTTGAAACGAAGAAAAGTCTATcgagaaataatttttaaatacctGGCAAAAGAAGGAGTTGTGGTGCCACCTTGTTCTGAAAAACACCAGCTCATTCATCATGCAAAGCAGTACTGGAGTGGGCAGCTGACAGATCGTGTTGCAGAGACAGAGGATATTAATCCGAATAAACAG AGCTATGAACAGAGACAAAAACAACAGGAAGAGAATGATTGGCACAGACTAGGAAGAGAATTCTGTCAGTGGTTCTTTGAACTTCTCAACTCTCAGCATCCTTTGGGGAGACAATCCAAAGAACAGTGGGGACCACAGCATTTCTGGGAGGATGTCAAACTGAAATTTTGTTACAACACGTTAGAAAAAAACATGGAAGAATACGTTGGTGCAGAATTGGTGAGCCTCCGTTTACTCTCACTGGTGAAAGAAGAGTATCTCTTACTGAACCCCAACTTGGGTGCTGGTGGACTGAAGTGTGTAATTTCTCCACATGGGTTAGTAGTGGTGGCGGTAGCTGGCACAGTACATAGAGGCAACATTTGCTTGGGCATCTTTGAACAAATCTTTGGACTCATCCGCTGTCCAGTTAGAGAGAATACCTGGAAAATAAAATTAGTGAATCTTAAAATAGTTGGAGAAAATGCTCTGGAGCCTGGGACCCAAGTGCAAAAGCCGTCCATAAAATATGAATCGAACGAACTGCGAGAGCTATACGATGGGAAAGAACTGAGCTTGCTTGAATCTCAAATTCTGAGCAATGTGCGTACAGAATTGGGGGAATAA